One region of Psychrobacter sp. DAB_AL43B genomic DNA includes:
- the ribD gene encoding bifunctional diaminohydroxyphosphoribosylaminopyrimidine deaminase/5-amino-6-(5-phosphoribosylamino)uracil reductase RibD codes for MPNLSHSQYAKDRYFMMLAIEQAKCGLYTTRPNPAVGCVLVQAEEVVGQGFHPKAGEPHAEVFALKDAGARAVGATAYVTLEPCSHTGRTPPCAQALVEAGVKRVVVAGLDPNPQVAGRGVTLLEQAGIEVTVGVLTTQAEALNKGFLKAMRTQMPYVRLKIATSLDGRTAMANGESKWITGPAAREDVQKLRAQSGAIITGSETVIVDNPQLNVRSSQLGVTPEQVPNPMVVVLDRRERLEHHLHSDYQLCRRTDTLYWRKDDLSELLKVLVSEYQRYDVLIESGASVAGSFLQQQLVDELVVYQAPCLLGQQARSMVDINPLSLAQQLRFDIHTHEQLGSDLKLTLLPS; via the coding sequence ATGCCAAACTTAAGCCACTCGCAATATGCAAAAGACCGCTACTTTATGATGCTTGCCATTGAACAGGCAAAGTGTGGTTTGTATACCACAAGACCAAATCCTGCGGTAGGGTGTGTGCTTGTCCAAGCAGAAGAAGTGGTCGGTCAAGGATTTCATCCTAAAGCTGGAGAGCCACATGCTGAGGTTTTTGCGCTAAAAGATGCAGGTGCGCGAGCCGTGGGGGCTACTGCTTATGTGACTTTGGAGCCTTGTAGTCATACAGGGCGTACGCCGCCTTGTGCGCAGGCTCTCGTTGAAGCTGGTGTGAAACGTGTCGTCGTCGCGGGTCTAGATCCAAACCCACAAGTTGCGGGTCGCGGTGTTACATTGTTAGAGCAAGCGGGCATTGAGGTCACTGTAGGCGTGCTAACGACACAGGCAGAGGCTTTGAACAAAGGGTTCCTGAAGGCGATGCGTACCCAAATGCCGTATGTGAGACTGAAGATTGCCACCAGTCTCGACGGCCGTACAGCCATGGCAAATGGGGAATCCAAGTGGATTACTGGTCCAGCAGCACGCGAAGATGTCCAAAAGCTGCGAGCGCAGAGTGGCGCTATTATTACTGGTAGCGAAACGGTTATCGTCGATAACCCACAATTAAACGTACGCTCTAGCCAATTAGGTGTAACGCCTGAGCAAGTTCCGAACCCTATGGTGGTGGTGCTTGATAGGCGAGAACGGTTAGAGCATCATTTACACTCTGACTATCAGTTATGCCGTCGTACCGACACACTTTATTGGCGTAAAGATGACTTGAGTGAATTGTTAAAGGTTTTGGTCAGTGAGTACCAGCGTTATGACGTATTGATAGAATCGGGCGCTAGCGTTGCTGGCAGTTTCTTGCAACAACAGCTGGTAGATGAGCTGGTTGTTTATCAAGCGCCGTGCCTGTTAGGTCAACAAGCACGATCTATGGTTGATATCAATCCGTTGTCTTTAGCGCAGCAGCTACGCTTTGATATTCATACTCATGAACAGCTTGGTAGTGATCTTAAGCTTACCTTGCTGCCGTCATAA
- the nrdR gene encoding transcriptional regulator NrdR, whose translation MHCPYCNASETKVIDSRLAAEGAQVRRRRSCNSCQERFTTFEVVEVVMPRIIKSSGKIEPYDNDKLRRSILLPLQKRPITIDEQEGMISRIEKRIRQMGEREVSSKVLGEIIMSELKTLDDVAYVRFASVYRDFQDIDAFHQEIANIRPIDK comes from the coding sequence ATGCATTGCCCTTATTGTAATGCGTCAGAGACAAAAGTAATCGACTCACGGCTTGCAGCTGAAGGTGCGCAAGTACGTCGCCGCCGCTCATGTAATAGCTGTCAAGAACGCTTTACTACCTTTGAGGTAGTCGAAGTGGTGATGCCGCGTATCATCAAATCAAGCGGTAAGATTGAACCTTATGATAATGACAAGCTGCGGCGCTCGATTTTATTACCACTGCAAAAACGCCCTATTACCATCGATGAGCAAGAGGGAATGATTAGCCGTATTGAAAAGCGTATACGGCAAATGGGTGAGCGTGAGGTTAGCAGTAAAGTCTTAGGTGAAATTATCATGAGCGAGCTTAAAACACTGGACGATGTCGCTTATGTACGCTTTGCCAGTGTTTATCGTGACTTTCAGGATATCGATGCTTTTCATCAAGAAATTGCCAACATTCGCCCCATTGATAAATAA
- a CDS encoding riboflavin synthase has product MFTGIIESVGKVKSMQPIGGDIRLTIESAGLDFSDVKLGDSIASNGICLTVVDFGSDYYAVDVSRETIARTALEDLKPGHIVNLEKAMLPTTRFGGHIVAGHVDGVGVVSKLQKDARSIYIEIEIPQELAHYTATKGSITLDGISLTTNLVRDNIVSLNIIPHTAQITNISQHWLVGDKVNVEVDIVARYLERLLTKSHTDTNNTSSPQSAITEAFLADNGFMK; this is encoded by the coding sequence ATGTTTACTGGAATCATAGAAAGTGTCGGAAAAGTTAAATCTATGCAACCCATAGGTGGCGATATCCGCTTAACGATAGAGTCTGCTGGATTAGATTTCAGCGACGTGAAATTGGGAGACTCTATTGCTTCTAATGGTATTTGTCTGACCGTTGTGGATTTTGGTAGTGATTATTACGCTGTGGATGTTTCACGTGAAACTATTGCTCGTACCGCTTTAGAAGATTTGAAGCCAGGTCATATTGTGAATTTAGAAAAGGCCATGCTTCCGACCACACGTTTTGGCGGTCATATTGTGGCCGGTCATGTCGATGGTGTAGGGGTGGTCAGTAAACTACAAAAGGATGCGCGCTCTATTTATATAGAAATCGAGATACCACAGGAGTTGGCGCACTATACGGCGACTAAAGGCTCAATTACTCTTGATGGCATCAGTCTCACCACCAATTTAGTACGTGACAATATCGTCTCTCTTAATATCATTCCGCATACCGCTCAAATCACGAATATATCGCAGCATTGGTTAGTAGGAGACAAGGTCAATGTGGAGGTGGATATCGTGGCTCGCTATTTAGAACGTTTGTTAACTAAGTCACACACAGACACGAACAACACCAGCAGTCCGCAAAGCGCTATTACCGAAGCTTTCTTAGCAGACAATGGCTTTATGAAGTGA